One Hoplias malabaricus isolate fHopMal1 chromosome 12, fHopMal1.hap1, whole genome shotgun sequence genomic window, TTTGAACTTTTGGGAGATCAAATTTAATCTTGTTGCTCACTATATGTCAATTATAGTATTAGGAACCACACAGTAATATGCACTGATATTTTTGGAGAAGTTACACTGAAAGAACCAGGaaatacacattaaaacatgtattttacgaagaaaatacactgtaaatatgGGGAAAGTGCACTAAAACACAGGctgtattataaagtgttactTTTGTAactattttacattaaaatgaataagaTAAGAAGATTTAATAGCTACTGAGTGGTTCAGTTTTGGCcaaagtaaatattaaatagaGACTCAATCATTCACAATGACTGAGTCAACCAATCAAATCAATCAAACAATCAATCAAAACACAATATATTCGGACAGGTTTGTGGAGCCAGGATATTGATAATCTAGCTTTGCTGTATAATTCAGATTCTACTTTGCTAGGAATATCTGGTATTTCAGAAAGTGGGATTTCCCTAAGTTGTTTGCAGTTCATGAGCTGTGGGATGCATCTCTGCCTTCAAGTAACAGTCTTTTACAGTTTCTCATAAAATCTCAAAAACAAACTGCAATGTTCTGgctcattatttattttgataattaGCATAAAacacaatttgaagttacattTTGCATTCTAATACCACAAATGTATCAGAAGCATTTCCTAAAAAGTAGCTCAATCATCAAAACACATACGCTGATCATACTggagtttaaacactgaattcagtatttaaaataaaaaacatcctGAAAGAACCAGACATCACAGATAATGTTACATCTAATGAATAGtgataacatttaaaatattaaaaacaaacatacaatgGTGAACATTTTGTTTCATCAACTCATAGCAATAGGAGAAAAAGAATGGTCagcaagaaaaaataaaaataatctgccTGGCACATCTccaattgtacatttttaacattttcacaGATGGTATATACATTGTTTGTTTACTACAATCTATTTCTTTTCAGAAAAGCACTTCTGAAGAAAGTGATTCAGGTGTGCGTAGAGGTGGTAGCGGGCCTTGCCGGACAGACTGTGGTCTTTGTCTGTGTACCACTGAcaagacacaaaacaaaaacaggtttAAGTGTACATAGAAAaccaatttaaatttaattacagCTCTAGCTTTTCACCATTATTTCTTCTGTTACCTATACACACACCCTGCTAAAACTCACCATTGCCTCAAagtccacctgctgctccaccagcGCTTTAGAGATCTGTGCAGCTTGCTGGAAATGGACATTATCTAAAAGCCAGAAAACAAAACTAATTATaaacaaaattaacaaaaatcCAACCAGGAGAATTGGATCAAAATTAATTTGcaaaatgaatgattatttcgTACAGCAATGATTTAAAAGATTCTACAGACCATGATGTTATTATGCCAGCTAATGAAatactgaaatgtatttttattctgGGGAAAACAGAGTCATACCATCTGCAGTGCCATGCACCAGCAAGTACTGCACTGATTTAAAATTCTTGGCTCTGCCTGTTACAGTGGAATTCTGCAAGaaatttaaaatagaaaaagaagTATATTATTGTTACTGGTATGTCTCATTGAtacaggtattttttttttcactttcacgACAGGTAGCACTTACATTGTAGCCGTCAGTATTCTCCTCTGGGCGGTGCATGTACCTCTCAGTGTACACAGCATCTGAAATGAAACATCTTTCAAGACTTTACCAAACTGTCCCTAACCTGTTCATTCATCTGATAAACAAATTTGTGCTAGCAACATTCATTCGAGTCAATGCTATTTTTAATGGCTATTGTGATAGATTCCTCCTTTCACTGTCGCTTATAGAAATTTTGTTGTCAGACAAAAACCTCCCATTTTTGTTGCtaataaaatctgtttaaacATACCATAATATTCCCACTTGGAAACAGGAGCCACAGCAATACCACATTTAAGCAGTCCACTTCCTGATCCCAGAGCCATTGACGTCACGTAACCACCATATGACTGAGGTGAAACCAAAAACCAAGGTTAATTATAATGACATGTTTTTCAACATAAATTAAGAGAGAATGTATTGTTCTTTTTCACTGGACGACTTACCCATCCCCACATTCCAATTCTGTCTTTGTCTATGAAGCCCATTTCAATGAATTTTCTAAAGGAAAAAACACAAGAAGACATTTACTAAGCTGGACTACAAAAGTAAAAATAGAAAGTTGGAAaagtaaaatgtgaaaaataaatcacatacaTCTCATTAGTACATTGACCCTGATACGAATGACGTGAAAAATTAATGCATGTACAACTCATTAATCTCTAGTGAAAAGAGCCCAAGATCCATTTCTGTGAAAATCTTTAATAAGAATCAACAAATAAGAATATGGCATATGGAGAAATTTACTCCATCTGTCCAAATGCATAGAGACACCTACTCATCCAgtgttttgttcttttaataacaatattaacagGTGTTGCATTACACTGAGTGTTAGAAAATAgttgtgagaatttgattgcattcagataCCAGAACATTACAGgtactaatgttggatgattagttctggatcacatgcaccactccaactcatcccaaaggtaccgTATGAAGCTCATGTGCATTTGCTTCAGTAGCTGGGCTCAAATTAGCTGAATGCACTAATCAGAAAATAGTTAATGTAATTTCACCTTTCAAGTTTCACCTGTACTGACTTCAAGGGGGATGTCCAGTCAGGCACAATCTATTCTTAAAATCCCCATTACTGTATAATGCATCTGTCACATCAGAACTTTTCCGCAGTAACGACTCTTGTATACGTGTTATGGAAGGTGGACTCTCCTGCCTGAGCACCTGCTACAGTCAAACACACAGGTTTCAAGTTTAGCGCGTACACATCATTCTCTTCAGCTCACCTTACTGCTGAGAGCTGATCTTCCACCTCATATGTGCCTAGTCTCTCGTAGATGGCGTGCATTATTTTATCACCTTGGAAACCACTTCCCCTTCCATCGAAGCTAGCGATGACCACATTCTCTGTGCTGCAAAGGTAAGTGGCCCACTCCAGCTGGAACTTATAATCCACATACTGACTCGATGGACCTGCGTACCTTTAACACAATAACATTCATTTGACCCGTGTTCCAGAAGGCTTTGTGAAGATATTTTTAGAAACTGAGAGCATGTTTTAGATATAGAATCATACATAAAGCAATTATTTTCACATCACAAACTAGCTATTCATGCATTGAGGCTTTGGCTACATGTTCAATACAAATGTACTGAAAGCAGCAGGATTTTTTGTCACAATTtattgtaaaagtaaacaactGCACATTGTTTATGTAAGTTCCAGAACAAATGGACATtagttattaatttttaaatattttgacccTATGCTTTATTAAAGATTTTATTCTTTTGAGGAGACttgatttttacatttcaaagaaatacacacagatatttTGCCACACCTCTAGCAGTTTAGTTTTAGAAGTGGGTTGCACTTTTTGCATTTCATGATTAAAAATATCCCCAAAACAATCAGTTAcgctgaggtctgggctctggggtggtTACAAGAACACTAGCAAattctattatatattttatgacaGTAATACTTTCTTGAAAGCTAGTTACACATCCTTTTGGCAGGGGGTGGCAAATCCAGGCCCATAATGTAAAAATGCTTCTCTGAGATTTGTTTCAACTGACCTTACACATCTAAGGCTGGTCTGAGAAGAAATGCTGGAGAGGATGTTTACTTTTAGGTTTTACTTATGCCACGTCTGCCTTTCTGACCCACAGTGTTGtaacagtggaaggatggacaaaaacacattgattttttttttcagatcttGCATTGGTATTATTCTTCAAAATATTCTTTGTTTTGCctgcaattaaataaataaatggtttaTTCCTGAGGACTGAATATGAGTGAGTGCAGATTCTTCATTTAGCAGATGGAGGGGTGAGATGATGTTCCATGCTGCCTGACatcacagctgcagcctttcaGTCAAACACTCATGTGACTAGTCCAGCCAGCTCTACCACACCTATGAACTTTTCTTTAGTAAAGACTTCTGATGAATCTTGGTTGGCTTTAAATGTTACGTTTGATGCTAACAACCTATGCCAAGTGATGACACGGCATGGCAATATggcaagaaaatgaaaaatgtgatgAAAGACCTTACACTTGGATCAGGAGAGGATATTTCTTGGATGCATCAAAATTGGGAGGAAACATCATCTGGTACCAGAAATCTGTtcaaaaattttaaataattaaaaataaataattttattgttGTAAATCAGTTGATACTTCTTAAAAGTTTTCTGTGAATCAAATGTGCTGCTCTTACCAAATCCTGCTATATTTAGTGTAGCACGCTTTATAGTTGGCATTAATAACTCTGTGGCTATAATTTCTTCCAGTTTCTTGTTGTCTTCAAGCACCTGAATTTCTAAAACAAATCAGatgtttacagaaaattaatcaTAATTTTGAAACTGTTAATTAACAGTGTCTAAGTCTTTCCCGAAACGTGAATTCaaataatcaaacaaacaaacctttaGGAGTTCTCCGATTATCCATTAGCGTAAACAATGGTAATCCTGGTCCTACAGGTAAAATATGCATAAAGATATATAATCTGAGGGGCTGTGGTGGTTTAACTGAGTGATCAGTGTTCTGGCAAACATTCTCTTTTACCCAGGTTATTTTGATACAGTGGCAGGTGGAGAGCAGAAGGACGGGTTTACTCACCGTAGCAGTCCATGCGGAAGTAGGAAGCGTTTTGGCTGAGGTATGCTGAATTGAACTGACACCTGTCTTTGTAGAGTGAGCAAGTGAGGCATTCACGAGCAGAGTGACCAGTGCTGCTGAAGGGTATCCTAATATCACCCCAAAAAGAAATGCGTCAGTCTGTGCATATATCACATGGTGATGACAACAATATAACTGCCGAGTGATTAATTATTAGAAGTCACAGTTATTGCCCAGGATAACAAAGCATGTGTTTACACATCACTGATAAAAAAATAAGCACAGAGCTTGTTGAATGATGCaaatctttccatctggagaAAGAATATTTACTGTTGTGTCTATTGCCTTTTTTATAGAGGTAAAAAAGCATCTTAAAATATTGCCAAGTGCACGCCATAATACTCCAAACTGAAAACACATCaatgtaaagtaaaaagaaCTGTAACTGTAGTTAATAGCAAGAAACAAATTTTatcaaaaatattcagaattgGTGAACTCAATGTACTTTAAGATGCTAACCAGTACTGACACAGGTTAGCATGCATAACCAATATAAGAGGACGCTCAGAAACCAGGAGAGCATAAATTCACCATTCCCAATAACAAATGCCCTCTAACTAGCAGAAGGTAAACGTCCGAGCATTAGACTTCTCAGACAAGGTATGAGTGGCACTTGCGgctgaaaacaataaaatatttacagtaatgtatatatacacaatacatCTAATGTAAAGCTGGTAGATGCTACGTTCCACAAACTCCCAATTAATatcctttatttcagaagatatATTGAACATATAATGTATATTCATAATGTTCAACAAACGCTTACTGCAAAATCAAGCAATTCAAAATACTGCATTTCTTTGGTTATTTTTGCTATGGAAAAAAGTGCACAAGGCTAGTGGACACTCACTTGTAAAGGTTTCTTTGGCCTGGTCTTCCCATATGCTCATTACTCACATAATATCTAGAGAAagattgataaaaaaaaaatcaatcagtGGAGGATGAGAATTAAACGACAATGAGATGGAAAGATGAGTCTGCTCTGATTGAATCAACTGAAAGGATTTTTGTGTAATTTAGTTTCACTTACATGGCATCTTGAGTTAATTTGGAAATGTAGATTACTTCCCATTTGCCTGAAGTTATTGGCACTGCTTTCCCCTGCAGAACATGGACACATACAAGCATTAGCACTTTGTTATCTAGAACTTTCTTCTGCCCCATGCTGTAGAATTTCATTCTGAGGTCTCAGAAAAAGGTACAGTCCCCGTTCTTAATTGGACACAGTGACCTCTGGCTTTGTGTGATGTAAAGTGTTACAGAATGCTCTGGGTGATAACATTCCTTAATGAGTATGTAGGTTTGCATTTTCAGTTCATACCATACTGTACGCTTCTTCTTATATTCCAAGAAAAGTttgcttatttaaaaaatatattcccTTGTTCACAAAGTAACTTTTTAACAAGATTAGCCACTCTCTTGGGCACATATAATAGCTATATGCATCCCAATTAGAGACCTTCTGGGAACTGTGTCTGCTTGCAGTTTACAAATTGTGATTTTAATGTCTGAGAAAAAATTTGATTTTATCTATAAATAGACAgtcatttgaaaaataaatctcTATATCCATGGGAATATTACACATCTTATTACAGGGAACAGACATAAATGTAAATCCTTTTTCTTTACTGAACAAATTTCATTTTTTCTGAGTTTAATAACGAAAAAACAAAGATGTTTAATTGAGCAAACCAACACTAATCGTTAAATGTGTAGAAGTGTGTTTTCTATAGACGATGTGGATTTATGCACATAACAAAACATTGATTCTAGACTTCTCTCATGACTCGTCAACAATAACATTAGCTACAGATCTAAACACATTTATTATGAAGACACTGGTATTATTAGTATATTTTACACATGTAATACTCTTCATAATAATAGCATCTCAGCTGTAGAGAGTAATAACCTGAACCTCACTACAAGCACTTCAACATCAGTGTCTTAGTCGTGTTACACATATGACAAATAAAATTTGACTTGGCCTGAAATATGTATGACTGAATAAAACATATGTGACAACTTACACCTTTCACAAAGTGGAGATGTTTGTAACCGTCAGCGTCACTCATCACTTTGTAGAAGCTACTCTTGTCTGAGGTGAAGTAAGGAGGCAATGGATTGTACTGACAAACAGGCAGAGAGATACAGGAGATGTTGAGTCCAGTGCCGTTACCACAGTTGCAAATTAGAGTTTCCTGTAgtgttaaatgtaattaatttaccCGACCGATCCAGCCGGTTTTACTAATTTGTTCAAAATTCATGTTTTCCTTCCAGCTGTTGCCATCATAGTCATAAAGCTGCAGAAGAACCCGATCCTGTCTTCTTGTCAGCCACTGAACAGCGATGCGTTCATCAGTCACCCATGTTACAGAGCTCAGATAGTgatcactgagtaaaaacaaaaaaactattaTATAATTTTCAAAGGAAACACATTTAATCGtgtgctttaaaaatatatatttatttagtttagtTAGTCTATTACAAtcaaatgtgctccaactttcgCACAAGTTTTTGTCCACTACAAATGGGTAGGAGTGCAGTAcctgtatttattttgattcatttgtatttatttttaattaaaaaaatcaatgtaaaaacaataacaacaggTTACCAATGCTCTACATTTATTGACCATATTGGTCTAACAATAGTCATATTTGATTCACTGATTAAATACACTTATTGGTTGCATCATATTATCTGCAACATCTttctaataaataaaagtgtgcCATACCTTGCTCCAACGCTTATTGGCACAACTACCTCCGAGCGAATGGATGGATTTGCAACATCAATAACAAACAGCCTTGCTTTTGGAATACTGGAGCCAGccttgttttattaaaaaaaaaaaagcataccAAATTGTAATGTGTATGTAAGAGGCAATGTGTTTCACAGTGCAGAGGCAAACAGAAATTCCATACCTTGGGGTAAGGCACTGTCACAGTGCTGGGGTACTGTCCATTCCCATACATAGAGTACTCAATGGCATGCACATCTGTGTCATTAATCTGCACATAAGCCAGGCGCAGTGCAGTGGGAGACCACCACATCCCCTCATTTGACACAAACACCTCCTCTAGAGAATAAAAACAGTTGTTATTACATACAATAGAGCAAATACGATCTGAAAATAACAGAAAGAGCGTTATTTGAAACTTTGTACCCCCGTTTTCTCCGTAATTTATCCATGGGCAAATACATTATCACGTAGGATGTGGGTTGGGGGTAGAATGCCTAAACCTTGTATAGAGTGTAGATTTAATCCAAAAGAATATATTGGCCTTTACTGTAggctaaaaaaacattttgacaactgctatattaaataaataaatgaatgcttGAAAATGCTTGAACGAATGACCaaagaaatgaatgaacatacTAAATCTGTCAGATATATTACCTTCATATGCCCAGTCTGGAACTCCATTGAGAATCTGGTTAGCCTTTCCATCCTGGGTGACTTGTATGGGCTCAGCAGTGACATTTAGTTTGAGGTAAATGTTATAATCCCACACAAAGGCCTGTAGAAAGAACAAGGATTAGCCACGGCACTGTTAACACTCAGTAAAAGGCTGGAGATATGGGCTATGATCACTGCAGACGAGATTCCTTCTCACCAGCATGTTTCCCACAGGTGCCAATATTAATAACTGGACAACTTGAGGGATGTGAAAAGGTTTGATGAAAGCCCTGAAAACCAGACACATAGAGCAACACAGAAGACAACACAGAAGACAACACAGATGGTTAGGAATTGGCTATTCACTGACATTTGGAAAAATACAAGTGTCAACATCTAGAAACATTAATCATTACATTCTGAGCTTCTCAAGAAAACATTATAAGATTataggttttatttattgtataccTTCTTATTAACATGAGAAAGTAAGTGTTAATTATGAAAGGAACGGGGAATTAGTTTCATTATTGTTGCATACAAAatttgtatataatatatattttattccaagttgCAGAAACAGGCTTCTTTAGTTTTAAATTAGTATACAGCCTCTCAGAACAAAGAAAACCAATAAGTGGGGAAAACCCATCTATAATTTTGATGTTAATTGGCCAGGTTTTTTGGGACAAAACATATTAGACTATATTATGATGTATTCCAGCTATATACAACCATCTACACCTAAAAATCttaaataaatcatattttacAAGGATAAATCTGATTCCTGATTTACataattagtgtttttttaagtATAAGTAATTGTATATACTAATATACCAACATACCTTTAATAAATATTGGATGACTGCTTCTACTTACTTAGTGTCCATGTTATAAAAGGAGTATGAAGCAGTGAAGGAGTGTCTCCATTGCTGCCAAGACAATAACATTTTGATATTAAAagagtaaattaattaataccTTTTGATTACAACAGACATGCAAAATGTACATGTTTTTAAGACGTATGAAGTATTGATTATATTTTGTCTGTATCGACTACCTTTGTATAGTTGCTCACAAAACAGACGAATTTTCTATCTGCAGACACTATGTATTTTGTGGCATCCACTTCAGACTGTAGAAGTAAACACACTCTCCATTAAACAGTTTGATCAACACTTGTATATTATGATGTATATTAAGGTTAGGCGTCTTACAAATGTTGAGTTGCTCAGGTATAATGAGCTTGTCGCTGTCTCCACATTATGCAGATACACATTACCATCTCTGCTTTTATGAAGGTACTCTTTGTCTGTAACAAAATCACAAATATTGACATCaaagtaaatgttaatattttgctgTTGGGCCCAATGTATAACACCGCAAAGTCGGTTTAAAATCTAGAACAAACCAAGCTAACTCTAAGGCCCAAAAGGAGACAGTATCTTTGTAGAATATATATATCCTGGAGTCCTAAAAGCAGTTATCGTAAATTAATTTATGTCATACTATATCACAAT contains:
- the fap gene encoding dipeptidyl peptidase 4, which encodes MGCSKVCVAAVGAVVVIMLIAVPTAIYVNRSSASKRTYTFDDFYNDTIGYQTYKLQWISDKEYLHKSRDGNVYLHNVETATSSLYLSNSTFSEVDATKYIVSADRKFVCFVSNYTKQWRHSFTASYSFYNMDTKAFIKPFHIPQVVQLLILAPVGNMLAFVWDYNIYLKLNVTAEPIQVTQDGKANQILNGVPDWAYEEEVFVSNEGMWWSPTALRLAYVQINDTDVHAIEYSMYGNGQYPSTVTVPYPKAGSSIPKARLFVIDVANPSIRSEVVVPISVGASDHYLSSVTWVTDERIAVQWLTRRQDRVLLQLYDYDGNSWKENMNFEQISKTGWIGRYNPLPPYFTSDKSSFYKVMSDADGYKHLHFVKGGKAVPITSGKWEVIYISKLTQDAIYYVSNEHMGRPGQRNLYKIPFSSTGHSARECLTCSLYKDRCQFNSAYLSQNASYFRMDCYGPGLPLFTLMDNRRTPKEIQVLEDNKKLEEIIATELLMPTIKRATLNIAGFDFWYQMMFPPNFDASKKYPLLIQVYAGPSSQYVDYKFQLEWATYLCSTENVVIASFDGRGSGFQGDKIMHAIYERLGTYEVEDQLSAVRKFIEMGFIDKDRIGMWGWSYGGYVTSMALGSGSGLLKCGIAVAPVSKWEYYDAVYTERYMHRPEENTDGYNNSTVTGRAKNFKSVQYLLVHGTADDNVHFQQAAQISKALVEQQVDFEAMWYTDKDHSLSGKARYHLYAHLNHFLQKCFSEKK